The genomic DNA GTTACATCTTTTTTGTTACAAATCTTTGATTTTTTGAAGCAGATCTTCGTTTTATGGTTTGAAATCATTGCCTGAAAGTGTAGTTAATTCGCGGTCGAATTCTTATCTCACCacacattaaaataaattttgtgttaGCTAGAAAAGATGACAGATATTTTTTTCTAGCATTAGTTTAATGGTCAATATTCCATCATATTTGGCGCGTTTATAAATCTTCCCTTCAACCTTGAGATCTCCATTTTTCAGCGGTAATCGTCGCACCTTCGCTTTCATCAGAAATACCCATAGATGGGCTCAGATTGTCATCACACTGTTCCATAgtcatcttttttttgtttttttgtttttttaaaaaaaaaaactttttcacTTCTGTTTCATCCTATATCTATCTAGACCCTAGATGCCATGTTACAAAGCACGTCGCATTCGAAAAATGACGAAAATGAAGAAATTACTGAAGAAGTCACTAATGAAGAAATTGATACAAGCTTACTAGAAATCGAACGTCCAACCACATGTGAAATGGCTTCGCAAACAGAATGGCCGGAAACAACCAGTGTACAAATCAGTGAAACATCAAGAACTGTAACGGTTACAACCTGTGATGTTGGATGTCAATTCCCCCTTGACATTACAGAGGAAGCTTTATCAGATCATAGTTACGTTTTGAAAACCATCCAAAACACAGCACCCAGCAATTTCTTACCTGACAATGCTGATGACATTGAAAAAGATTCTATTGTTGTTGAAGATGGATATGATTCCCAAGTTGAGCTTTTTTCAGATTTGGATGATGATGCTCCCCCTGTCAGGTGTGAAAGAAGTGAATGTGTAAAACTGAATTCTGAAATGGAGCTAGAAGTTAAAGAACCCATGGACATAATTGTTTCTCAAGAAACAGCCACCAGTGGCTCACAATATACTccaagtttaaaaaatgaagATGGCTTCGGTACATGCAGCTCTCAGGACTCACAAGAATCTAATAGTGACAGTGCAAACGCATGCACACATAACACTTACAAAGAACGAGTTTTCATGGTTTATGAGGAGCAATTGAAAGAGTTATTAAGATTTTGCCCTAAGTGGGGCTCTCTAATAATACCTGAGAGCACTGTTGAAGTTGAAAATGAAGGCTCTCAGCTTTCTCTAAAACTAACTTGCATCAATAACTGTGAGTACCTGTGGCAATCACAGCCACCATTGGCCAATATAAAAGGTGCTGGAAATCTGCTTTTCACAGCTGGGATCTTTTTTTGTGGCATTCCCTTCTCGAAATTCGCGGCACTGTCGAAGTTGATAAATCTTAAATTCATTGGTAAGGGaacatatttcaacattagagaACAGTACATCTTTCCTGTTGTAAGAACGACATGGCAGCAGCAACAACAGGAGATTTTCAGTGAATTGAAGGACAGGGAAGGTGGTGCTGTTTTAGCTGGTGATGGACGCTGTGACAGTCCTGGACATTCTGCAAAGTATTGCACTTATACATTTTTAGATGTAACAAGCCAAAAGGTCATTGATTTCAATGTGGTATCTGTGTCTCAAGTAGCTAATTCTAATCAAATGGAGAAAAAGGGATTTGTTGACACTTTAGCAAACATTGAGGCTAATGACATTGAGGTCAAATTGATATCAACTGACAGACACACTCAAATAAAGAAGGAAATGAGAGTAAACCATGCAAACATAGATCACCAGTTTGATCCTTGGCATCTGGCTAAGACAGTCAGTAAGAAGTTATCTGCAGCATCTAAAAAGTCTGGTTGCTCAGACCTTGCACCGTGGATTCCGTCCATTGTCAACCATTTGTGGTGGTGCGCGGAGAGCTGCAATAAAGATCCAGAAGTACTGCGAGAGAAATGGTTATCAGTAATGCACCACGTGACAAACAGGCACAGTTGGCCAGGAAACAAGACTTTCCACAAGTGTGACCATCCACCACTTTCACCAGAGCAGCAGCGCAAGAAGAAGTGGCTCAAACCTGGTAGTGCAGCACATACAGCACTTGTAAACATTGTTAAAGATAAGCTTCTCCTGAAAGACATCATCCACCTCACACAGTTTGTGCACACCACAGCTCTAGAAGTGTATCATTCAATGTACCTCAAGTACTTGCCAAAGCTGCAACACTTCACCCATGATGTCATGAAAGTTGCTACTATGTTGGCAGCACTTGACCACAACAACAACGTTAACAGACCACAGGTAAGCTTCTTGAGATTTTCCCCCTTCTGCAGTGGATAAATTAATAGATGGCTTGTGAAAGAGCAGAAATTATATTTTGTGTAACTCATACTCCAAATCAGTTAATGAATAAAAGAAAGGTTTATTAATATACATACTTTACTTCAAACTAGGCCATCATCCAAGCTGGCGAATGTCAGGGGGAGCCTAGATTTAAAATCTCCTGGAACAAGGTGTCCAAGAGATTTGGAGCTGAACCAGTCCTGGAAGAGAAGTCCTATGAATATCTTGAGGACATGCTGCAAACAGCATTTTTGTTGGCAGCATCAGGAAAGAAGCCAGCCCCTAAGCACAAAGATAGGTCTGGGGTTATGGCACCACTAcaaaggcctaatcggaatgaCATTATTGAAGCAAGAGTCCGGTTATCTAGATTTAAGAAGAATTAGCTATAGTTTAACCTACAACTAGACTCCATGTGCAAATTTATTAATACAGGGTCacttataaatatatttattgagTAATTTTCATTTCAGTGTGGGAAAACCAAAACCCTAAGTTCTTACCTGGCTAATCTCAAATGACAAAGATGATCCAATGAACCAATCAAGATAGAGCAACATAATATGTCAATGTTCTTTGTAAACTATCATAGACTCTTgcttaaaatttacaaaatcgTTTCTCTTTGTTAAAAGAAATATAATTAAGTTCCTTGAAGATACATGTTATCTgattaaaatattgttttacagtgaaaatattttatatatttaaaaagtCTCTCCAGGCTTCATCGAGCTCACTGTCAAATGAGCTGTCATCATCATCTCCTGCTATGTATCCTGTGTACATGCCATCTGGTGCGGGAAATGTAGCTCTGATTTTTTTTACAGCACAAGATGGTATTACACGGCGAATGTTTTTACCAAGGTAGCCATGGGCCCACCAGGTAAACTGCCTGTATGCAGCATACCGCAATGACCTGAAtaagaaaattttccaaaatgaggAGAAAAATATTGTAAGCTATGTTTGCCAATaaataaaagcttaattttAAGCTTAACTTGAGTGAAGGTACAGCAATGTGTTGACCAGATTtcatttttagtttttcttttgtaatgaATATCACTTATAAATATATTGCAGTAGTGTCCTGTTAATAACAGTTGTCTGAAGCATTTTCTGGAACATCATTTATCATCctaaataaaaatattactttTGTTTATGTTGTTGAATTTGCAATCTGTCTTCTCACTAAAAAGCAACAACCGATTAAGTCGTTTGATAAACTAGATTTTTACACAAGATAACACACCTGTTAGATACTTGTTCCCTATCAGGAAGGCCGGCACTTTCACGATCGTGCAAGCTGACCAAAGCGGTCCATAGTACATCTCTGTTGAGGCACACCGCCTCAAAAATATCGTGTGACGTAATGCAAGACAGGTCTAGGACGGAATGTCCGGGACAACAGCTAAGTTGGTTCGATCTTTCTGACGAATTTTATACTATAATGGGATCAGGCCACAAATGATTATTTCTAACAGTACAGAAAACGTTCTCTGTACATTAAATTTCTAAAGAATCAAATGGCCTTTATGAACGAGCAatctcaaaacaaagaaattaacaacAGTTTAATTCCATTACCACAGATTTATTACCACCTCATTTGTTTATACAAAAATAGCTTAAGAAACACGGcttttcggaaaaaaaaagcatcgaTGACCTCTTTACATATACATTGCAGTGTACCTTCAacaattttggacaaaaatgtcAGCTCTTTACAGCAAACGCATTCTTTTTCACTCGGCATTGCAACACATCGTTCACATGAGCACCAAGACGTGTTTGACTGGCGATTCTCGTTTCCATCATTTGAAACtgaatcttcttcttcttctccttcttcttcttctgcggCACTTTGTGGTTGTTCTTCGCTAGAAGAATACTCCGGTTCAAACTGATACGGCGAAATCTGCGACATGTTTACAATAAACACAGCATGGATCAGGTCAGCAGATTGCAGCGAGCAACCACGATACGTCATCAGCCCACAGTGCACTGCGCgctattcaagatggcggccgccGGAAGTTCGAAGTGGCTGAAAGGCTGTTCTTtgaaaatcgaaaagaaaatcaGTTCGCTAGGTAAggcattttttttatatcaGGTCTATTAATAAGCACATTTGGAACATTTTAAGCGATATTTGTAAAAACAGTGGAGGGTTCCTTTAATTCAAAGATTCGACAAAGATTTTGAAGAATTCATCGATGTCGAACAATACTCGGAAATCCAGAACTCGGACAAGTTGAAAGTCATAGTCCACGAGAAGCAGCAAAACGCTATTGCCAACAAATCGTGTGATAGCCCTGATGTCCAGATAAgagtttgtttacattttatacAAGTTAATTTATATTAGGATGCCAACTCTTGTTGGGTTCAACCTCATTCACAGGCCATCTATCTAGAGCTAATAAATTTAAATGATTCTAAACCAACTTGAGGTCTAACTATACAGACCATCCTGCCTGCAGCCTTGTAGTCTATCATAGCACAATCAGCTTTGAGGTCTATTTAATTGTCAATAATTGTCAAACATCCTGCTTGGTAATATTAGAGTGTATTCTCTACAAAAACCATTAACaaattatgaagaaaaaaaaaacattcgtattTAGATACACCGATACACCCTGATGAAGGCCACTGAATGTGACTAAAATATTGGTGTAACTAAATAATATTGTCTTTTTCCTAATTTCTGAATGGTTTTTGGCAGACAATTCTAATGGAGATGCTTGTTATGAGTGCTGTAATCTAAAAAAGTATCCAGACTCCCCTCACAAAATGAGGATTGATTATCTCCCAACCACACATTTAAAGAGAACTAGAATAATCACCTTTGTCCTTATAAGTGACTGCTGTATGCAAAATGTATACCTATTGGTGTACCTTTAATGTACATGAGATTTTGGTGGGAAAGGATATTGATTTGGTGCCAAGGTTAAAAAGTACAGTAGACACAAcaactaaacattttttttggaaaaagcaACATCCTAAACAAAACTGTAAGCTTCATGAGTCCATGCACCCAACACGTCCATGCTGGGACATCAAATTCTGAATAGAAATACAAGTTACTGGATTTGCTCAATCATAAAATTGAAGATAACAGTGTAATGTTTCATATTTCAGTTGTAatgtaacaaaatgaaaaaagtggTTATGTGGACTTAATATAGTGATGAAGTCTGGACCTGTTTGACATCAGGCTTCAAGAGACCTGAACAAATGTAACTGAGCTTCATAAACTATGGAACACTGCATTATGCTGCCTTTTTTAATTATGCTgaaaatgttttatttatttatttatttcatagcCCAATACAGCTGTGAAGGAAACTCAAAGAAAGATATGTTTTGCTGGTCGTAATATGGGGCTGACAGAACCTATGGAGGAAGATGTGAGTAAAAGTCAGGTCAACTTCATATTCAAACGTTAGTAAGTTCCACTGTTTCTGTGAGCTAAAGACCTTTTTTTAATAGAAAAACGACACTAGGATATAAAGATAGATAAAGCTGATATTTCAATCAAAAATCATCATGATGTACTCACTACAATTCTTGGAAACCCAAAGGCACCAATCTAAAACGTTTAAGTCATGAACGAAATTTACTGGAGGCTTTCCACCAGAAGTCCTTTTGCTGACAACAGTCATAATCTATTTTGCCAATTAGCCAGTAAACTCTGGTCCTTTTTGTTATCCTTTTAGAAAATCGATGCACAAAGCGACAAAGATCTCAAGCACAAATCTAGAATTTATGGAAAGGATAAGCCTGACGCTAATCTAACAGAATACCAGAGAGCAGTAAATGATGTTTCTTACCAGATAGTCCAGAACAACCAAGTGCTTTTGGTTGACAGGAGAGAGTTAATGAAACAAGCCCAAGCTCAAGTGCAGAAAACATACACATTCAAAAAGGGCTACTCTAGATCGGCATCTGCTGATAATAATCAACAGAAGAAAACAGAGACATGCAAACAAGAGAAGACATTCAAAGAGGAAAGAGCCATTAGGCACATGGAGTTgactgaaaaaatcaaagaaaccaAAAACATGATCAGGTATAAAACTTTAAGACGGGACAAGTGTGCTTCTGCCAAAGAATGGAAAGCTTGTGAGATGTTAAGTGATGAAATCAAGAAATTGCTGTCAGAAAAAGGTCAACTGGAAAGAGAGCTTGTGCTGCTTGTACGGAAACAGAAGAAAAATCAGTGGTGGGAGAAGACAGGCTCATCTGAACAACctccaagaaaaagaagacagcTAATTCATCTGAAacaacttcaaagaaaaaaatgctgtCGAGTCAAAATGATATCAGAAATGCATTTGGTAATGCTGGCAGAGAAGGAAGTACAAAAAGCACGAGTGTTGACACTTCAGGCCCAGAAGTGGTTGTTGTAAGCGAGAGTGAATCAGTAGTTACACAAGTTGCAGTGACAGCTACAGCCACAGTTACTAGTAGGCCAGGATCTGTTGTTGCAAGTGAAGGTTCACTGAGTGCCTCTGTGGGTGGATGTGCAGTGACATCAACAGCCACAGCCACAACAATTTCTACTAGTCAACATGTCGTTTCGAGTGAAGCTCAGTAAGTGCTTCGGTTGGTGATGGTGGTAAAGGCATGCAAATCGAAGCAACAGCGATCACATCTACTACACACAGTCAAGGTCTTGACACCACCACAAAAGACAGCAGTACAGCACAGGATTTTTGAAGGAGCCCCCCCTCTACAGAGACACTGTTGAGGGAGGGCGTTTAATTGAACTCTTTCAGTTTCAAGAAAAAAACCGTAACTTATCATATCATTGATGGCCAATTGACAATTTCTCGGTTGGAGGGTTTGACTCTTTCACAATAAGTTGATGTTAGACAATATGTCTGTGAAAATAACCACGGAATTGATTGTAAAGTCTGCCCGCCAATGGTACACATTGCTGCAACTGTGCAAAGGTATGGATACTGGAAGCTAAAATCTGCCTACATTTGTAGCATGGACCACGCACAACCATGCCAGATATGCCGGCCAGCTGATCCTCCGATGATAAACGCACAATCAGCTAAGAACTATACCACGGCCCATGCCAAGCGCAAGTTCCTACGCATGCCTCTGGCCTGCATTCCAGTTCCAGTTGATAAGGGATCTGTAAACTTTAATAGCTAGCACCCTAAAGCAAATCAATGAGACGAACGACCTGAAAGAACTATCAGCAAAGACTCAGTTTCCTTATTGATAACAGCGTGCACGTCAGATGCAGAAAGGAAGCATTTAAGATACGCAATTAGTGAGACTAGTAACTTATCCAGAAGAGCGTTGAGAAGACAGTTTGGATTTGAAGACACTGCAAAACGAAAGGAGGAGGTAGAAACATCTCTGGGAAAGCAAGCAGAAATAAGAGAGTCGGTGTACAGACTTgcaaacgttaaagagaaggcTGTCCTCCTCTCTCTTGGAGTACAATTATCTGAGTAGAGTGAGGAATCTACATCGGAAAGTAAAATTGACGACAAGCGCTGTAGTGGTGGTGAGCAGGAGACAGCTATAGATTCCAGCCAGCAGCTTCATTCTGATGACTCAAAACATCACGATCATTTGCAAGAGCATGAATTACAAGCAAATGAGGAAGACAACCAACAGGAGCACCAGCAGGCTGGATTCAGGGACAATCACGAATTGCCCTTAAGTAAACAACGATCAACTACTGGAGAAATGTATATGAATGCAAATCAGCTGTTTGACATGTTAAGAGCATATAGGCTAAACTGGATGCCTTTTGTTGAATTACTGAAAACTGAAATCCCCAGTGTCACATCAGAGGCCTTGGATCAGCTTCTTCTTGACTTTGCCTCCCAACTTCCGTACCtggatttaaaagaaaatgaggaACATTTGATAGAGGAAAGTCGGCAAGTAAACCTAATGAATAGAAGAATGGATGAAATGAATGACGAGAATGTGGTATCAGAGTCAGAAGAGTGGATCAATGTAAACAATGTCTTAGGCGCTGAAAGGCGAGAACTGATTTCGAAGAAGGTAAAAAGTCTACGAAAACAAGCAACAAGCGAAGCCACGAAGAAAATAGAAGCTGAGagatttttgaaaaggaaacggaGCAAACACGTTGGTACAATTCTGAAAAAGTATCCTTATATCGGAAATGACACAGAAAATTTCGTAAAATCCCGTGGCGTTGGCACAGAAGCAAGGAGAAGGACGGGTCTTTTAACGTTTGATGGAAACAGAAAAGTACAACAGAAAGttacatttattattatttttttatttaaacatatttatatacatgtttGCCCCAAGAGCTAAATGAGCTCATCACGGGGGGCTTACACCAAAATTCTAATTACCACATAAAAAACAAACACGGGCACGGGATACAAAGTAAGTCAAAAAAGACAGTTAAGTTAATTAGGCATATGATAATGACcacgaaaagaaaaacgtttagaCTCTCTTATAAAGTGCTGGACATGAGAGAAGATTTCAACGTTTTCATTATTTGACATGTCAGAAGAGCCAAACAGAAAAACTTCAACTTTTTGCTGGTCAGAATATTGAGCAGCAGCAGCGAGCAAATCAGATCTGAGGGCAGCATAATTAGGACATTGTAAAAAGAAATGAGTTATAGTCTCATTGTCAAAGCCCCAGCTACAAATAGCTGATCTTAAATAGATAATAATTTAGACCACAAGCGCCTAGACGCAGTCTAGTACGAATTACGGAAGAGTATCTGTCAAGAGCATAATCAAAAGGCGAAAAATACTTCggaatattaaaataattaactaACGCACTCTTAAAAGAGCCAATTGAATCAGATTCACGAATTTCCAAATCAATGTCGTTCCACAATTTAGTTGTGGAAGGgaaaaaagaccttttaaagCGCTCTGTGCGCACAGGGAAAAGAGTAAAGTTTTGAGAAGATTGAAGGTTAAAATGAGTTCTCTCACAGACTCTAGCTGGGAGCAGATCCTTAAGATAAGACGGACTCAATTTTTTTACtatcttaaaataacaaataagctTATGAATATCGCGTCTAACTTTCATCTCCTCCCACCCCAGCTCTGTCATAAGGCGAATCCTACTTATTCCATGCATAGCACCTGTGACGACTTTCCCGGCTTCATACTGAACCGATTCAAGGAGTTCGCTTTCCTCATCAGTACAGCCGTCCCAAAGCACATCAGCATACTCCATAACAGGTCTGATAACCGACTTATACAATTTTCTGAGTGTATCCCTGCCTACTTTATACCTAATTCCTTTCAACATATTTAATCTTTTACTAGCTTTTTGATAAATACTAAATATGTGAGCTCTCCATGTCAGGTTAAAAGACAGCGTTATGCCTAAGTGGGTATGGCTAGAAACTTCAGTAATGTTATTTCCGTTGTAAAATAGGTCGGGATGCTGCGGTCTTACCCGTTTAGATGAAAACGTCATACATTCAGTTTTACTAGGATTAATTGTAACAAGCCATTTCGTAGCCCACCTTTGTATGGATTCAAGGTCTTCATTTAACATCAACGCAGTGTTACCAGGTGAATCAACGACTTCAAAAAGCGAAGTATCATCAGCGTAAAGTAAGcattttgactgaatttcatctgttatgtcattaatataaataagaaataacagAGAACCCAAAACCGAACCTTGAGGAACCCCTGCTTCAACTTGGCGCCAATCAGATGACTGCCCATCTAAAACCACTCTTTGTTGACGATTAGACAAATAACTTTCAAACCAGCTAAGCAAAGCTCCCCTGATTCCTACTGATTTAAGCTTATAAAGAAGACCTTTGTGCCACACCTTGTCAAACGCCTTGCTGATATCCAAAAAAACCATACGCACTTCCTTTCCATCCTCAACAGCTTGGTAAATTTGATGCACCAGATAAATTAATTGATTTACCGTCGAGTCACCTGGGCGGAAACCAGACTGTAAGCGATTGAGATAACCAATCtcaagtaagaaattgtaaagTCTAATAAAGACAATTTTCTCTAATATCTTagacaaaaaacacaaaaggGACACAGGACGATAATTCAATTTACACTGGCGATCATCCTTTTTTAACAGCGGAATGACATTTGCAAACTTCCATTGACACGGAAAAACACCAGAAGACAAAGAGATATTAACtaactttgaaaataaagaagCGATACCGCCAGAACAAAGTTTAAGAATGCGATTCCCTATACCGTCAGGTCCACACGCCTTGCAAACATCAACAATCTTAAGTAGATTGTAAACCTCTCGTTCCGTTGTAAAAACATTCGACAAAAACGCATTattctgaaaaaaagaagaatcccTTGGGAGGGAAGCAAATGTATCATCAACCTTACTCTGATCGCAAAAATATTCATTCAATATTTCTGCCTTTTCTCGCACATTAGTAACTTGCCTAACACCTTCAATCAAAGTAGAAACGGTAGATTGCACTTTTTCGCCGTAAAGACCCTTAACAATGCTACACCACGCCTTAACACCAGTTGTTACATCTTTCAATTTGGCATTTACTTTATGAAAATACTTGGCCTTATTCTTATGTATTAATGTCGTAGTCAAGTTCCTCTGTTGCCGATATTTCTCCCAAGAGGGTCGCGTTTTATATTTACAATACAATTTCAATAAGCGATCTCGTTTTCTCATAGCCAGTCTAACAGAACTATCCATCCACGGCTTGTCACGAGGTCTGATCATAACTATCCTGCTTGGAATTTTCGTCTTCACTATATCATGAAAATGCTTAAACCAGCAGCTATAAATAGCATTAATATCATATAAACTACTAAATACTTCTGCATCCCAGTCAAAATGTGCTAATTCATTACACAATTCTGCCTCATTAACATCGTTAAACTGCCATATGCGTCGGTTATAACACTTAGGTTTTGAGATAGAGATGTTCAGGCGTGCAAAGATTAGAGAATGATCACAATTTGCGGGTGGACTAAGTGTTCCGCAATTAACGAAATAACCAGGACAATTTGTTATGATTAAATCCAAAAGAGACTCGCTATATTGCGTAATACGTGTAGGTTCGTTAATAACTTGATAAAGGTTGTTACATTCCATCCACCGATATAATAATGCCTCAAAGTCATTCCTAACCAAGGGATTTGAGGGATCATAAGAAGCATTAAAATCACCTATCAACGTAAGAAAAGAATTAGGCtgctgagaaactttatctaaaGAAAGGATAATAGCCAGGAATACAAAAAGCATCATTAGAAATTGATCTATTTAGCCAAGTTTCTGACAAGCCAAAAATATGAAATTGCTGTCGCATAATAATTGTAGCTACCTCTTCGAACTTTGGGAAATGTTTGCAGAATTAATAAGAAAGTTTTGATTTCCAACAGACAACAAACAATAAACAGCCAAAATTTAAATGctatcatataataataataataataataataataataataataataataataataataatcccttTATTTACGTCTCAAGTGTATTTAGCCGAGCACGGaggctctactaattggggagacaggaaatcaaatcaaatgttggtttttggtcagaggggaaaaccggagtacccggggaaaaaactctcggagcagaggagagaaccaacacactcaacccacatatgacgtctggtccgggaatcgaaccccggccacattggtggaagacgagtgctctcaccactgcgccattgaTAGAGACCACTGCTCTCGCCACTGCACCATTGATAGAGCTGAAATTGTCTTCCATCATTTGTGTTTACTCTTGATGTATGTGCAGTACTGCCGACGGTTCTTCTCCACTCCTACTTAATTGTCACATACTGAAACATGAGATTAGGCATCAGCAGTTTAGTAAGAGCATACAAACATTTCATTCGGAAAATGTTTCAATCCCATCCCGTGGGTAGGGACATTTGA from Montipora capricornis isolate CH-2021 chromosome 2, ASM3666992v2, whole genome shotgun sequence includes the following:
- the LOC138037330 gene encoding P2X purinoceptor 7-like translates to MSQISPYQFEPEYSSSEEQPQSAAEEEEGEEEEDSVSNDGNENRQSNTSWCSCERCVAMPSEKECVCCKELTFLSKIVEDLSCITSHDIFEAVCLNRDVLWTALVSLHDRESAGLPDREQVSNRSLRYAAYRQFTWWAHGYLGKNIRRVIPSCAVKKIRATFPAPDGMYTGYIAGDDDDSSFDSELDEAWRDFLNI
- the LOC138037331 gene encoding uncharacterized protein PF3D7_1120000-like, which produces MDQWRVPLIQRFDKDFEEFIDVEQYSEIQNSDKLKVIVHEKQQNAIANKSCDSPDVQIRPNTAVKETQRKICFAGRNMGLTEPMEEDKIDAQSDKDLKHKSRIYGKDKPDANLTEYQRAVNDVSYQIVQNNQVLLVDRRELMKQAQAQVQKTYTFKKGYSRSASADNNQQKKTETCKQEKTFKEERAIRHMELTEKIKETKNMIRYKTLRRDKCASAKEWKACEMLSDEIKKLLSEKGQLERELVLLVRKQKKNQWWEKTGSSEQPPRKRRQLIHLKQLQRKKCCRVKMISEMHLSEESTSESKIDDKRCSGGEQETAIDSSQQLHSDDSKHHDHLQEHELQANEEDNQQEHQQAGFRDNHELPLSKQRSTTGEMYMNANQLFDMLRAYRLNWMPFVELLKTEIPSVTSEALDQLLLDFASQLPYLDLKENEEHLIEESRQVNLMNRRMDEMNDENVVSESEEWINVNNVLGAERRELISKKVKSLRKQATSEATKKIEAERFLKRKRSKHVGTILKKYPYIGNDTENFVKSRGVGTEARRRTGLLTFDGNRKKSQTEKLQLFAGQNIEQQQRANQI